TGGTCTTTGTTTTTCTATATTTTCTTTTCCGTAAATATCATATAAAATTGGTTCTGCGATTTTGGTAGCAGTATTACTGTCTTTTATAATTATTTCTTTATTATTAATAACATTATGCTGTGTTTTTTTAGATAAAGCAATTTTTAATTCTTCTTTTGCATATTCCATTCCTAAAATTAAACGTTTATTTTGTGCACAACTGCTAAGAGTAACTAATAAAAGTGTTAAGAAAAAATACTTCATAAATTATTCTATTTTGTTTCAAGTTTTTTCTAACCGCAAAGAACGCAAAGTTTTGCGCAATGTTCGCAAAGTTTTTTTCCAAAGCTTTGCGAACTTAGCGTTTTTATAAAACTTCTTCGAAAAAAACTTGCGTTCTTTGCGGTTAAATCGGTTTAATTTAAGGTCACCAGTTTATCCACACTCCAAGCTTCTGGTTTAGCATTGAATAATTTCTTTGTAAAATCCCAAACAGTATTAAAAAGCTCAGAATTTCTGTAATTTTCCAAATCTTCTTCGGTTTCCCAATAACTGTAAGTAAAAAAGATGCATTTATCATTTTTATCCTGATACAATTCTAAAAAACGATTTCCTGCTGTATTTCGTATTTTATCTTTTACAGATTTAAAATTCTCTAGAAAATCAGGGATTTTTTCTTCGTGAAAACTCATTTTTACTATTCGGACAAACATCTTATTATTTTAGATTTTAGACTGTTGATTTTAGATTTTTTGATTGTCTAAA
This portion of the Flavobacterium panacagri genome encodes:
- a CDS encoding NTF2 fold immunity protein, which produces MKYFFLTLLLVTLSSCAQNKRLILGMEYAKEELKIALSKKTQHNVINNKEIIIKDSNTATKIAEPILYDIYGKENIEKQRPYEIYLLENYWVISGTLPENYLGGTFLIIIDARNSQIIKITHGK
- a CDS encoding putative quinol monooxygenase, coding for MFVRIVKMSFHEEKIPDFLENFKSVKDKIRNTAGNRFLELYQDKNDKCIFFTYSYWETEEDLENYRNSELFNTVWDFTKKLFNAKPEAWSVDKLVTLN